One genomic window of Fusarium keratoplasticum isolate Fu6.1 chromosome 3, whole genome shotgun sequence includes the following:
- a CDS encoding AMP-binding domain-containing protein, protein MSASSSFHSLDNLSLADRVLFNKFSKGPSQSIPYNVVHHAFEAAALAHPEVTAVRHYDGTTITYRELNRRANMLANELRDTFGLKVGDRVVLVYSRCIEMVVFILAVLKAGGQYIPLDGGIVTDDTLGFDIVDSNAPVVICLPKFREKVVRSIPRQRQGLVDVIDLDQNSRLWRHGNSAHPMVDVGPDHGAYVIYTSGTTGRPKGVDVRHGGVTNTLLAEPSRLGISVGSNVAQQLNVAFDMCAWEILGTIMNGGTLHIRGSGLEPWTDCLRRVDTVIATPSVVLKYMPRVEDFPNVKTIAVGGEPCPLALAEKWAPYVKFWNVCGPTEISILNTAHLHRPGRTLSIGKPNPNTNVYILDGDENPVKIGEPGIMWAGGDGVSRGYLGLPDLTKTRYKPDKFTKDGRMMFNTGDLARWLEDGSLLPLGRKDDQVKIQGFRVELDGVSRSIETTPSVIKGCALKIEDKLWGFYSAHERIDESELKRAVSISQPFYAVPTVWKHLPTLELTPNGKVDKRALYKVAAENEKELPEVPVKKPRPETMWPSPPRSSMGSSSDGTLVEAEHFGSSQDLEKDGKDVIIDVTEVEPEEDELPAKNGFHGWRWLRHRALSAYRKLFGVIFIANLVVLIFLLYESRNSNFSPQASHLATAVAANLLVAVLVRQDYVVNAIFFLCSRVPTSLPLSMRRHFARVYHNGGVHSGCAVSATAWWVMFTVTSSRDYVALENPPPIKAFVLALTYVIMATLSFILAMAYPTVRVKMHDQFEWAHRFVGWFTVALVWTHVVASTISTTPGPVGPALAKSPTIYLVALTTLSIALPWVRLRRVKVVPEPLSRHAVRLHFDFCTPGPCTSRGVRITDRPLIEWHAFAAIPEPHGKGFSIVVSKAGDWTKRIIENPPTSIWTRGTPASGVLAVAPLFKKVVLVATGSGIGPCLPVIMERRVPCRVVWSTKNPLATYGQGILDTILSCDPEALIWNTDERGRPDMTKLAYQVYKESGAECVCIISNRSTTAKVVYQLESRGIAAYGPILDS, encoded by the exons AtgtctgcttcttcttctttccattCTCTTGACAACCTCTCCCTGGCGGATCGAGTACTCTTTAATAAATTCAGCAAAGGCCCTAGCCAATCTATTCCCTACAATGTTGTTCATCATGCCTTTGAGGCCGCTGCGCTGGCGCATCCCGAGGTTACTGCCGTTCGACACTACGATGGCACCACTATCACATACCGCGAGCTCAATCGCCGAGCAAACATGCTGGCCAACGAGCTACGAGATACTTTTGGTCTAAAAGTTGGCGACCGTGTCGTTCTTGTGTACTCGCGTTGTATCGAGATGGTTGTCTTTATCCTTGCCGTTCTCAAGGCTGGCGGACAATACATTCCCTTGGACGGCGGCATTGTCACTGATGACACACTTGGCTTCGACATTGTGGACTCAAACGCCCCCGTGGTCATTTGTCTCCCCAAGTTCCGCGAAAAGGTGGTGCGCAGTATCCCTCGCCAACGCCAGGGACTGGTTGATGTCATTGATCTCGACCAAAACTCAAGACTTTGGAGACATGGCAACTCGGCACACCCCATGGTCGATGTTGGCCCGGACCATGGAGCCTATGTCATCTACACTTCAGGCACTACTGGACGACCTAAGGGTGTTGATGTCCGTCATGGGGGTGTTACCAATACACTTCTTGCCGAGCCTTCTCGCCTGGGTATCAGCGTCGGCAGCAATGTGGCACAACAATTGAACGTCGCTTTCGACATGT GCGCATGGGAGATTTTAGGCACCATAATGAACGGTGGCACCCTCCACATCCGAGGTAGCGGCCTCGAGCCATGGACAGACTGCCTCCGACGAGTCGACACAGTCATCGCAACCCCCTCCGTTGTCCTCAAGTACATGCCCCGAGTCGAAGATTTCCCAAACGTTAAGACCATCGCGGTCGGAGGAGAGCCTTGCCCATTGGCTCTGGCTGAGAAGTGGGCGCCATATGTCAAGTTCTGGAACGTCTGTGGCCCTACAGAGATCAGCATCCTCAACACTGCCCACCTGCACAGACCGGGTAGGACGCTCTCGATCGGCAAGCCCAATCCGAACACGAATGTCTATATCTTGGATGGCGACGAGAATCCCGTCAAGATCGGAGAGCCAGGCATTATGTGGgccggtggtgatggagtctCTCGAGGATACCTTGGTCTACCGGACTTGACGAAGACTCGATACAAGCCTGATAAGTTCACCAAAGATGG CCGCATGATGTTCAACACTGGTGATCTCGCTCGATggcttgaagatggcagccTCCTACCTCTCGGCCGCAAGGACGACCAGGTTAAAATCCAGGGCTTCCGAGTCGAACTCGACGGCGTCTCTCGCTCCATCGAAACAACTCCTTCCGTCATCAAGGGTTGTGCCCTCAAGATCGAAGACAAGCTTTGGGGTTTCTACTCTGCTCACGAGAGGATCGATGAGAGTGAGCTGAAGAGGGCTGTGAGCATCAGCCAGCCGTTTTATGCTGTTCCAACCGTCTGGAAGCACTTGCCAACATTGGAGCTCACACCCAATGGTAAGGTCGACAAGAGAGCCTTGTATAAAGTCGCCGCAGAGAACGAAAAGGAACTTCCTGAAGTCCCTGTCAAGAAGCCCCGTCCAGAGACAATGTGGCCATCGCCACCACGCAGTTCAATGGGGAGCTCGAGCGACGGAACTCTTGTGGAAGCCGAGCACTTTGGTTCTTCTCAagacctggagaaggacggaaaggacgtcatcatcgacgTCACCGAAGTTGAACCCGAAGAAGACGAGTTGCCAGCCAAGAATGGCTTCCATGGATGGCGCTGGCTACGCCATCGGGCCCTTTCAGCTTACCGCAAGCTCTTTGGTGTCATATTTATCGCAAACCTCGTCGTACTCATTTTTCTTTTGTATGAAAGTCGCAACAGCAACTTCTCGCCACAGGCTTCTCACCTGGCTACAGCGGTGGCCGCCAACCTTCTCGTCGCCGTCCTTGTTCGTCAGGACTACGTCGTCAACGcgatcttcttcctctgctctCGAGTACCGACGTCCTTGCCGCTGAGCATGAGACGGCATTTCGCACGTGTCTATCACAATGGTGGTGTTCATTCAGGCTGTGCTGTTTCCGCGACGGCGTGGTGGGTTATGTTCACTGTCACTTCAAGCCGCGATTATGTTGCTCTGGAGAACCCACCGCCCATCAAAGCATTCGTGCTTGCGTTGACATATGTCATCATGGCTACTCTttccttcatcttggctaTGGCGTATCCAACTGTACGTGTCAAGATGCACGACCAGTTCGAATGGGCACATCGCTTCGTTGGATGGTTTACCGTGGCCCTTGTTTGGACTCATGTTGTTGCATCGACAATCTCAACCACACCAGGACCCGTGGGACCAGCACTTGCCAAGTCCCCTACTATCTACCTGGTAGCATTGACAACTCTCAGTATTGCATTGCCATGGGTAAGACTCCGTCGCGTCAAGGTTGTCCCTGAGCCCCTGTCGAGACACGCCGTTCGTCTCCATTTCGACTTTTGCACACCCGGACCCTGCACTTCACGAGGCGTGCGCATCACCGACCGGCCTCTGATTGAATGGCATGCATTCGCTGCTATCCCCGAGCCTCATGGAAAGggcttctccatcgtcgtctCAAAGGCCGGTGACTGGACAAAACGCATCATCGAGAACCCTCCCACCTCCATCTGGACACGCGGCACCCCAGCTTCTGGTGTACTCGCAGTTGCGCCACTGTTCAAGAAGGTAGTCCTTGTTGCCACTGGCTCTGGAATCGGACCTTGCTTGCCAGTCATCATGGAACGTCGCGTGCCTTGCCGTGTAGTCTGGTCGACGAAGAATCCACTCGCAACATACGGACAAGGGATTCTCGACACGATTCTTTCTTGTGACCCGGAGGCTCTTATCTGGAATACTGATGAAAGGGGACGACCGGACATGACCAAGCTGGCGTATCAGGTCTACAAGGAGAGTGGAGCAGAGTGTGTGTGCATCATCTCCAATAGGAGCACAACAGCCAAGGTGGTGTATCAGCTAGAGAGTCGCGGTATCGCTGCCTATGGTCCGATCTTGGACTCGTAA
- a CDS encoding AB hydrolase-1 domain-containing protein has translation MADDKQKPIIFLVHGAWHRPLHYRPLIHALQAKGFTVLAPPLASSGYDDSVDGKTYHDDVKRVHDVLLPFLDEGRVAIGIGHSYGGVPLTVAIQGHTIAERAAKGLKGGVASAIYISATPVIAKDISMYESVGNRYTTDWLHEVSEKRLPLKPDIAPDAFYFDVEKSIRDEAMAHVCHQSRGPFEVPVVCTPKDLDIPKTYVVCLNDKIFLKDIQAYVADNWGAKPLEIESGHSPWLIDSHREWLVNLVGEEAAKI, from the exons ATGGCGGACGACAAGCAAAAGCCGATTatcttcctcgtccacgGTGCGTGGCATCGTCCCCTGCATTATCGCCCTCTCATCCATGCTCTCCAAGCTAAGGGCTTCACCGTTCTGGCACCTCCCCTGGCAAGCTCTGGATATGACGACTCAGTAGACGGCAAGACGTACCATGACGACGTGAAGCGTGTTCATGATGTGCTGCTGCCCTTCCTGGATGAAGGACGAGTTGCTATTGGTATCGGTCATAGCTACGGCGGAGTGCCTCTCACCGTAGCCATCCAAGGCCACACTATCGCCGAGCGGGCAGCAAAGGGCCTCAAGGGGGGAGTTGCATCAGCCATCTACATTTCAGCGACGCCGGTTATCGCCAAAGACATTTCCATGTATGAGTCTGTGGGAAACAGGTATACTACAGACTGGCTCCACGAGGTTTCT GAAAAACGTCTCCCGCTTAAACCTGACATCGCGCCGGATGCCTTCTACTTCGATGTTGAGAAGTCCATCAGGGATGAGGCGATGGCGCATGTTTGCCATCAGAGCCGCGGACCCTTTGAGGTTCCCGTTGTCTGCACGCCAAAGGACCTTGACATTCCCAAGACCTATGTCGTGTGCCTAAACGACAAGATCTTCCTAAAGGATATCCAGGCCTACGTGGCGGATAACTGGGGAGCCAAGCCTCTTGAGATCGAATCGGGACACAGTCCGTGGTTGATTGATTCTCACAGAGAATGGCTTGTGAATCTGGTTGGAGAGGAGGCGGCTAAGATCTAA
- a CDS encoding HET domain-containing protein, with product MEWLWGWLTGLRAALCPSCGYKLGPIDWKDGWNWVTTFQRIDEALALGCRKCIFTVDCLKACPTTANIDYSLIERAKAWKMHNLIFVLVKDEGSEAGLRSIDLEIFSPQEGNALDILQISTVRKTLIGDTASKDSFAMVSSWIDECLQTHPDCSKTEQSTHEKRKFPARLLDLTNGKVVLCEGIRPDRYVCLSHCWGKTAHTALTTNKTFKDHLVAIDWNCLTQTFQDAIVICRRLGIPFLWIDSLCIIQDCDEDWKREAALMGSIYESAFLTIAATRASNSSGGCFSKADPAFIGSPVPGHPGWLVREQPTKFPATWFDLDNESSGFPLLSRAWVYQEMRLSRRVLHFCSAEIMWECRSAKRSESGISNEYRDSENQQIYPGTSKIEVGEYAHLDCASLWRQTVREFSRLNITFQTDKLPAMAALAERMAERRAGHDTYLAGLWRNTLSQDLLWRRLVKDDARIDRDYSACRCEPFCQPRPSGVPTWSWASTSCTVAWDAGYTVMTSFTVKHVHYDAAGPRYLGGCSMARIEIESPVVRVEQMNDASIALRHIIGLASYQDNCASQQGQQSTIGQFAVSRYVPDRAPDTIPSEVYTDMLFIPIAHPKSEWHLDIVGLHVGKRRGCCDYERLGLFGMQHGEYFKHSHRTFVTKHGWPYEDIIRNKVPDKEPFTKRLLDVLLEMPREVITLV from the exons ATGGAATGGCTCTGGGGATGGCTTACTGGCCTTAGAGCCGCCTTATGTCCCTCTTGTGGTTATAAGCTTGGGCCTATCGACTGGAAAGACGGCTGGAACTGGGTTACGACATTTCAAAGAATCGACGAAGCCTTGGCACTCGGCTGCCGAAAATGCATCTTCACTGTCGACTGCTTAAAGGCCTGTCCGACAACGGCAAACATCGATTATTCTTTGATTGAGCGAGCCAAGGCTTGGAAGATGCACAACCTCATTTTTGTTCTTGTCAAGGACGAAGGGTCCGAGGCTGGATTGCGCAGCATCGATCTGGAGATTTTTTCACCTCAAG AAGGCAATGCGCTTGACATCTTGCAGATCTCAACGGTGCGGAAGACTCTCATCGGAGACACAGCCTCAAAAGATTCTTTTGCCATGGTTTCCTCCTGGATAGATGAGTGCTTACAGACGCACCCAGACTGCTCAAAGACTGAACAAAGCACCCACGAGAAGAGAAAGTTTCCAGCCCGACTCCTTGACCTAACCAACGGGAAAGTGGTGCTTTGTGAGGGCATCCGTCCAGACCGATACGTCTGTTTGAGTCACTGCTGGGGTAAAACCGCCCACACGGCCTTGACGACAAATAAGACATTCAAAGACCACCTTGTCGCCATTGATTGGAACTGCCTCACACAAACCTTTCAAGACGCCATAGTCATCTGTCGTCGCTTGGGTATACCTTTTCTATGGATCGATTCTCTCTGTATCATCCAAGACTGCGATGAGGACTGGAAACGCGAGGCCGCTCTCATGGGGAGCATTTACGAATCCGCCTTCTTGACTATCGCCGCAACCAGAGCCAGCAATAGTTCCGGAGGttgcttctccaaggctgaCCCGGCATTTATTGGATCCCCAGTGCCCGGACACCCCGGCTGGCTGGTGAGAGAACAACCGACTAAGTTTCCTGCCACGTGGTTCGACCTAGATAACGAGTCTTCCGGATTTCCACTCTTAAGCCGAGCATGGGTGTACCAGGAGATGAGGCTCTCTCGACGCGTCTTACACTTTTGCTCGGCCGAGATCATGTGGGAGTGTCGCTCTGCCAAAAGATCCGAGAGCGGCATCAGTAACGAGTATAGAGACTCTGAAAACCAACAGATCTACCCGGGGACAAGTAAGATCGAGGTTGGAGAGTACGCCCATCTCGACTGCGCCAGCCTCTGGCGGCAGACGGTCAGAGAGTTCTCACGGCTCAACATCACTTTTCAAACTGACAAGTTACCTGCCATGGCTGCCCTCGCGGAACGCATGGCTGAGAGGAGAGCGGGCCATGACACGTATCTAGCTGGGCTCTGGCGCAACACCCTTTCTCAAGATCTTCTCTGGAGGCGCCTTGTCAAGGACGACGCCAGAATAGACCGCGATTACTCCGCATGTCGCTGCGAGCCGTTTTGCCAGCCACGACCCAGCGGCGTACCAACCTGGTCCTGGGCCTCGACGTCTTGTACCGTGGCATGGGATGCTGGATACACCGTGATGACATCCTTTACTGTCAAGCATGTGCACTACGATGCCGCTGGGCCAAGATACCTTGGGGGTTGCTCCATGGCTAGAATCGAGATTGAAAGCCCCGTTGTGAGGGTTGAGCAAATGAACGATGCTTCCATCGCGTTGCGTCACATTATAGGTCTTGCGAGTTACCAAGACAACTGTGCTAGTCAACAGGGCCAACAATCCACAATCGGCCAGTTCGCCGTGAGCCGCTACGTGCCCGATCGAGCCCCCGACACCATCCCCAGCGAAGTATACACCGATATGCTCTTCATCCCGATAGCTCACCCTAAGTCGGAGTGGCATCTGGACATTGTTGGTCTACACGTTGGGAAGAGGCGTGGGTGTTGCGACTACGAGCGGCTCGGTTTGTTCGGCATGCAGCATGGAGAATATTTCAAGCATTCTCATCGGACATTTGTGACCAAGCATGGGTGGCCTTACGAGGATATAATAAGAAACAAGGTACCGGACAAGGAGCCGTTCACCAAGAGACTGTTGGAtgtgttgttggagatgcctCGAGAGGTTATCACGCTCGTCTGA